The Anabaena sp. WA102 genome contains a region encoding:
- a CDS encoding transglutaminase domain-containing protein, producing the protein MLNDISFPLPSLTVNQMFGQKIIRPVTAATLYGIASIKDRLIAIDTVKGHLLEIDPLTDNSKIINPHQVREFQEVTGLAVWEDDLWVTRGNSVYLCKLASLGLEHFVTLPYPADGVAVWDSTVYVSCQRLGYILIFDRDTRKEITRFYAPGVGIQNLAVSKETLWVCDRTEQTVYSMDRATGEIRFSVLTPFDSPTGIAVYGQDETGKDRIYVAYSSEEPYIRDNPNADPCFELTYRDRTFIHSLQYHYQEDKRYALSNGYLIEMSYVEEISPLDEIYLADIEWRIALPSETQRQKVRQVEPIGLPFTEEIIDGQRVAVFKFDALAPGERHIFGWKALVEVRGIKHRITPKDVEDVPELSPELKTRYLVDDDDLAMDTDIVIRAARTAVGTETNLLRKMYSIRNYVYDQLSYAIKPHIDSPDIALERGTGSCGEYVGVLLALCRLNGIPCRTVGRYKCPVYAEHQGVPLQPDFNHVWLEFYIPGIGWLPMESNPDDLEEGGPYPTRFFMGLCWYHIEIGKGITFETLTRDGIRLTKEEVSLGDLAINHIRFTILKELPPF; encoded by the coding sequence ATGCTCAATGATATAAGTTTTCCACTACCCAGTTTGACGGTGAACCAGATGTTTGGGCAAAAAATAATCAGACCAGTTACTGCTGCTACTCTCTACGGTATTGCTTCCATTAAAGATAGACTTATTGCTATTGATACGGTTAAAGGTCATTTATTAGAAATTGACCCCCTTACCGATAACAGCAAAATTATCAATCCCCACCAAGTCCGTGAATTTCAAGAAGTTACTGGTTTAGCTGTGTGGGAGGATGATCTGTGGGTGACTCGTGGGAACAGTGTCTATTTATGTAAATTGGCATCTTTAGGGTTAGAGCATTTTGTGACTTTACCCTATCCTGCTGATGGTGTTGCCGTTTGGGACTCTACCGTTTATGTTAGTTGCCAAAGACTTGGCTATATTTTGATTTTTGACCGTGATACCCGCAAGGAAATCACTAGATTCTATGCCCCTGGTGTCGGTATCCAAAATTTAGCAGTTAGTAAAGAAACTTTGTGGGTATGCGATCGCACTGAACAAACAGTTTACTCTATGGATAGGGCAACTGGAGAAATCCGTTTCAGTGTTCTCACCCCTTTTGATTCTCCTACAGGTATCGCCGTTTACGGACAGGATGAAACAGGCAAAGATCGTATTTATGTGGCCTACTCCAGCGAAGAACCTTATATTCGGGATAATCCCAACGCTGACCCTTGTTTTGAATTAACCTACCGCGATCGCACATTTATTCATTCTCTACAATATCATTACCAAGAGGATAAACGCTACGCCCTCTCTAATGGCTATCTGATAGAAATGTCTTATGTTGAAGAAATTTCCCCCCTTGATGAAATTTATTTAGCCGATATAGAATGGCGCATAGCCCTACCCTCAGAAACCCAACGGCAAAAAGTCCGACAAGTTGAACCCATTGGTTTACCATTCACAGAAGAAATCATTGACGGACAAAGAGTAGCCGTTTTTAAATTTGATGCCCTTGCCCCCGGTGAACGGCACATATTTGGCTGGAAGGCATTAGTAGAAGTACGCGGAATTAAACATCGCATCACCCCTAAAGATGTCGAAGATGTTCCAGAACTGTCACCAGAATTAAAAACCCGCTATCTGGTAGATGATGACGACCTAGCAATGGATACAGATATTGTTATCCGTGCAGCCCGCACAGCCGTTGGTACAGAAACTAATCTGTTACGGAAAATGTACAGTATCCGTAACTATGTCTATGATCAATTGTCCTATGCCATTAAACCCCATATTGACTCACCCGATATTGCCTTAGAACGAGGTACTGGTTCTTGTGGAGAATATGTAGGTGTATTACTAGCACTTTGTCGCCTTAATGGTATTCCTTGTCGTACAGTTGGCAGATATAAATGTCCAGTCTATGCTGAACACCAGGGCGTTCCTCTCCAACCCGATTTTAATCATGTTTGGTTAGAATTCTATATTCCGGGGATTGGTTGGTTGCCAATGGAATCTAATCCTGATGATCTCGAAGAAGGTGGACCATATCCTACACGATTCTTTATGGGCTTATGCTGGTATCATATCGAAATTGGTAAAGGTATCACTTTTGAAACCTTAACCAGAGATGGAATTCGCTTAACGAAAGAAGAGGTTTCCCTGGGTGACTTAGCTATTAACCATATTCGCTTCACGATTCTGAAGGAATTACCACCTTTTTAA
- a CDS encoding cation-translocating P-type ATPase yields MSAHSLPESTHLWHGLEVEKALEMLDSDANSGLTSQEVEQRRQKYGLNELEENGGRSPWQILLDQFTNIMLLMLIAVALISGFLDLVALTGGTLKPGEVPFKDTIAIMAIVILNGILGYVQESRAEKALAALKKLSSPSVRVLRDGKLGDVAAKELVPGDVMLLEAGVQIAADGRLIEQSNLQVRESALTGEAEAVNKQAILTLPEDAPLGDRLNSVFQGTEVVQGRAKVLVTHTGMRTELGKIAAMLQSVDGEPTPLQQRMTQLGNVLVSGSLILVAIVVGGGLIHDLTKGIGWKNLQELVEVSLSMAVAVVPEGLPAVITVTLALGTQRMVKHHALIRKLPAVETLGSVTTICSDKTGTLTQNKMVVQSVYTNNSTFRVTGEGYTPIGDFQLNGEKTSLDEVPEISALLVPCAVCNDAVLQQQQGVWAILGDPTEGALVTLAGKAGIEQDQWSSKLPRVSEFPFSSERKRMSVICQLEAVATGDTSLTAIDPAIAGFVESEQYLMFTKGSPELTLERCTKIHLGNHSIPINDEHRSQILLANDQMAGKGLRVLGFAYKPLAEIPPDGSHDTSEVDLVWLGLVGMLDAPRPEVRAAVQECRHAGIRPIMITGDHQLTAQAIAIDLGIAQAGDRVLTGKELQLLSDQELETQVDLVSIYARVSPEHKLRIVQALQRRGRFVAMTGDGVNDAPALKQADIGIAMGITGTDVSKEASDMILLDDNFATIVAATKEGRVVYTNIRRFIKYILGSNIGEVLTIAAAPLLGLGGVPLSPLQILWMNLVTDGLPALALAVEPPEPDVMERPPFSPRESIFARGLGSYMIRIGIVFAVITIILMEWAYHHSHAAGYQGHEDTWKTMVFTSLCLAQMGHAIAIRSNNRLTIEMNPFSNPFVLGSVIVTTILQLMLIYVPPLQSFFGTHALSLEELAICIGFSALMFVWIEGEKIFFRLMGKKSV; encoded by the coding sequence ATGTCTGCTCATTCTTTACCTGAATCTACCCACCTCTGGCATGGTTTGGAAGTTGAAAAAGCTTTAGAAATGCTTGATAGTGACGCAAACAGCGGCTTAACCTCCCAAGAAGTTGAACAGCGTCGTCAGAAGTATGGACTCAATGAACTCGAAGAAAATGGAGGTCGTAGTCCTTGGCAAATTCTGCTAGATCAGTTTACCAATATCATGTTATTGATGCTGATTGCCGTTGCCCTTATTTCTGGCTTTTTGGATTTAGTGGCTTTGACTGGGGGGACATTAAAACCCGGTGAAGTGCCATTTAAAGACACAATTGCCATTATGGCTATAGTTATCCTCAATGGTATTTTGGGCTATGTGCAAGAAAGCCGGGCCGAAAAAGCTCTAGCAGCCTTGAAAAAACTGTCTTCTCCCTCAGTGCGAGTCCTGCGTGACGGTAAACTGGGGGATGTGGCGGCTAAGGAGCTAGTACCGGGGGATGTGATGCTGCTGGAAGCGGGTGTACAAATAGCTGCGGATGGTCGCTTAATAGAACAGTCTAATTTGCAAGTGCGAGAATCGGCTCTTACAGGTGAAGCCGAAGCTGTCAATAAGCAAGCCATACTTACACTACCAGAAGATGCACCATTAGGCGATCGCCTCAATTCAGTTTTTCAAGGTACGGAAGTTGTCCAAGGTCGGGCGAAGGTACTGGTAACTCACACCGGAATGCGAACAGAACTAGGCAAAATTGCCGCCATGTTGCAATCTGTGGACGGTGAACCTACGCCTTTACAGCAACGCATGACCCAATTGGGTAATGTTCTCGTCAGTGGTTCTTTGATTCTTGTAGCCATAGTAGTTGGTGGTGGACTTATTCATGATCTAACTAAAGGAATAGGTTGGAAGAATTTACAAGAATTAGTGGAAGTTTCTTTAAGTATGGCGGTGGCGGTAGTTCCTGAAGGTTTACCTGCGGTAATCACTGTGACTCTGGCTTTGGGAACTCAGCGTATGGTCAAGCATCACGCTTTAATTCGCAAACTCCCAGCCGTAGAGACTCTTGGTTCTGTAACTACTATTTGTTCTGATAAAACCGGAACTCTAACTCAAAATAAAATGGTGGTACAGTCGGTGTACACCAATAATTCTACCTTTCGCGTCACTGGAGAAGGTTATACTCCCATTGGCGATTTTCAATTAAATGGTGAAAAAACCAGTTTAGATGAAGTCCCGGAAATTTCCGCATTGCTTGTTCCCTGTGCTGTTTGTAATGATGCTGTTTTGCAACAACAACAAGGAGTATGGGCAATTTTAGGCGACCCCACAGAAGGGGCTTTAGTTACCTTGGCAGGAAAAGCCGGAATTGAACAAGACCAATGGAGTAGTAAATTACCTCGTGTCTCCGAATTTCCCTTTTCTTCGGAACGGAAGCGCATGAGTGTGATTTGTCAACTAGAAGCTGTAGCCACTGGTGATACTTCTTTAACCGCTATTGACCCAGCCATTGCTGGTTTTGTGGAATCGGAACAATACCTGATGTTCACCAAGGGTTCACCAGAATTAACTTTGGAACGGTGTACAAAAATCCATTTAGGTAATCACTCAATTCCTATCAATGACGAACACCGCAGCCAAATTTTGCTAGCTAATGACCAAATGGCGGGTAAAGGTTTGCGGGTGTTAGGTTTTGCTTATAAACCTTTGGCTGAAATTCCCCCAGATGGTTCTCATGATACATCTGAGGTAGATTTGGTCTGGTTGGGGTTGGTGGGAATGCTAGACGCGCCTCGTCCAGAAGTGAGGGCGGCTGTGCAAGAATGTCGCCACGCGGGAATCCGTCCGATTATGATTACTGGCGACCATCAATTAACTGCTCAGGCGATCGCTATTGATTTGGGAATTGCCCAAGCAGGTGATAGAGTCCTCACTGGTAAGGAATTACAACTTCTCAGTGACCAAGAATTAGAAACACAGGTTGACTTAGTGAGTATTTACGCGCGAGTCTCCCCTGAACATAAATTAAGAATTGTCCAAGCTTTGCAACGTCGCGGGCGATTTGTGGCAATGACAGGCGATGGGGTGAATGACGCTCCCGCCCTCAAACAAGCCGATATAGGCATTGCCATGGGCATCACAGGTACAGATGTGAGCAAAGAAGCCAGCGACATGATCCTCCTAGATGATAACTTCGCCACCATAGTTGCTGCCACGAAGGAAGGTAGAGTTGTTTATACCAATATTCGCCGCTTTATTAAATACATCTTGGGTAGTAATATTGGGGAAGTTCTCACCATTGCGGCTGCGCCATTGTTGGGATTAGGGGGTGTTCCCTTGAGTCCTTTGCAAATTCTCTGGATGAATTTGGTAACAGACGGTTTACCAGCTTTAGCATTAGCTGTAGAACCACCAGAACCTGATGTTATGGAACGTCCCCCCTTTAGTCCCCGTGAAAGCATTTTTGCTAGGGGTTTAGGTTCTTACATGATTCGCATTGGGATTGTTTTCGCTGTGATTACAATTATCCTCATGGAATGGGCTTACCATCATTCTCATGCAGCCGGGTATCAAGGACATGAAGATACTTGGAAGACAATGGTATTTACTTCATTATGTTTAGCGCAAATGGGTCATGCGATCGCCATTCGTTCTAATAATAGACTTACCATCGAAATGAATCCCTTTTCTAATCCCTTTGTATTGGGGTCAGTCATTGTCACCACGATTTTGCAATTGATGTTAATTTATGTTCCACCCCTGCAAAGTTTCTTTGGTACTCATGCACTGAGTTTAGAAGAATTAGCAATTTGTATCGGTTTTAGTGCTTTAATGTTTGTCTGGATTGAAGGTGAGAAGATATTCTTCCGCTTGATGGGCAAAAAAAGTGTTTAA